The Dama dama isolate Ldn47 chromosome 3, ASM3311817v1, whole genome shotgun sequence genome has a segment encoding these proteins:
- the C3H12orf54 gene encoding LOW QUALITY PROTEIN: uncharacterized protein C12orf54 homolog (The sequence of the model RefSeq protein was modified relative to this genomic sequence to represent the inferred CDS: deleted 1 base in 1 codon): MDHLRVCEILGAFVSQLREVTDRKSFEDTMRPKEVELTITETLWDQVLMAFKDIQNELQEDARIRGMSSATPTSSASKTGTKTSDAAMTPKLGRLLPGTGEQPSGIQAQNLRGQSSDQPACYPDPNPTINEEDHLQGTALVA, from the exons ATGGACCATCTCAGGGTATGTGAAATACTAGGAGCATTTGTCAGTCAGTTGAGGGAAGTAACCGACAG AAAATCCTTTGAAGACACAATGAGACCAAAG GAAGTAGAATTAACGATCACTGAAACCCTGTGGGACCAG GTGTTAATGGCCTTTAAGGATATACAAAATGAG ctGCAGGAAGATGCTCGGATTCGAG GGATGAGCTCTGCGACACCCACATCATCTGCATCCAAGACTGG CACCAAGACTTCAGATGCTGCAATGACCCCGAAGTTGGGAAGACTGCTGCCAGGCACTGGAGAGCAGCCATCAGGGATCCAGGCCCAAAACCTGAGAGGACAGTCCTCTGATCAGCCAGCTTGCTACCCT GACCCTAATCCAACAATCAATGAAGAAGACCACCTTCAG GGCACAGCTTTGGTTGCCTGA